A segment of the Desulfofundulus kuznetsovii DSM 6115 genome:
AAAAAGTGCAGGTGACGGGTTTCTTTTGCATTTCCCAGGTGCGCCCTTTGCCGGCCATGGGCCTGTAGGTCAACGCCCCTACCGGGCAGACGGCCACACAGCGGGCGCAGTATACACAGTCCGACTCACCCAGGGGCACGTCCATGGCCGTAACCACCCTGGTGTTAAAGCCCCGGTAGCCGAAGTCAATCACGCTGCGCCCGGGTACGGCCTGGCAGGTACGCACGCACTTGCCGCACAGGATACACTTATTTTGATCCCTGATGATGTAGGGGTTGGAATCATCCAGGGGGTAATTTTTCCTCTCGCCGTGAAAGCTGGTCTGTCGAACCCCGTACATGAAGGCATAATCCTGCAAACGGCAGTCGCCGTTTTTTTCGCAGGTCAGGCAGTCCTGGGGGTGGTTGGCCAGCAGCAAATCGATAATGGTACGCCGCGCCTCAATTACCGCTTCCGAGGCGGTGTGGACCACCATCCCCTCGGCCACGGTGGTCACGCAGGAGGCCGGCAGGTTACGCATCCCCGGAATCTCCACCACACAAAGGCGGCAGGCCCCAAACCCCGGAATGACCGGGTCGTGGCACAGGGTGGGGATGAAAATCCCCGCCGACCGGGCCGCATCCAGCACGGTGGTGCCGGCCGGTACGGTCACCTTTTGCCCGTCTATGGTTAAAGTGACATTGGCCACTTGCATTCCCCCTCATTCCTCACTGAAACGGATACATCATTACGTCCTTCCGGCGTAAATGTTCAGCGATCCCGCTATGGTGCCGTGTTGTCACGCGCTGACAGCACCACGGCTCGCTTTGGAAACGCGGCACCGTGCCGGTGGCGACGGTTTTACTGAACAATTACCTTCCGGCAATTTAAATTATTAGACCCGTCAGCGGTCGCTTACGCCTTTTCCACGGCGCCGAACTTGCACTTCTGCATGCAGTTGCCGCACTTGATGCACCGGGAAATATCGATGACGTGGGGCTGTTTCTTTTCGCCGCTGATGGCCCCGGCCGGACAGGCGCGGGCACAGCTGCCGCAGCCGGTGCACTTTTCGGGGTTGATGGTGTACACCAAAAGCGCCTGGCAGACGCGGGCTGGGCAGCGTTTATCCCTGATATGGGCCTCGTATTCGTCCCGGAAGTAGCGCAATGTGGACAGGATGGGGTTGGGGCAGGTCTGTCCCAGGCCGCACAGGGCCGTGTTTTTGACCACCCGGGCCAGTCGCTCCAGGGTCTCGATGTCCTCCTCCTTACCCTGGCCTTCGCAGATGCGGGTGAGGATTTCCAGCATGCGCTTGGTGCCCTCCCGGCAGGGAGTGCATTTGCCGCAGGATTCGGCCTGGGTGAAGTTCAAGAAGAACCGGGCCACATCCACCATGCAGGTGGTTTCATCCATGACCACCAGGCCGCCGGAACCCATGATGGCCCCTGCGGAGGTGAGGGATTCGTAGTCGATGGGCAGGTCCAGCTGTTCCTCGGGCAGGCAGCCGCCGGAGGGCCCGCCGATCTGCACGGCTTTGAACCTCTTGCCGTCCCGGATGCCGCCGCCCACGCCAAAGATGATCTCCCGCATGGTAATGCCCATGGGCACTTCCACCAGGCCGGTGTTGTTCACCTTGCCGGTCAGGGCGAAAATCTTGGTGCCCTTGCTCTTTTCCGTGCCCATGGCGGCATACCAGGCGCCGCCGTTGCGGATGATCAGGGGTACGTTGGCAAAGGTTTCCACATTGTTGATATTGGTGGGCTTGCCCCATAAACCTTTTTGCGCCGGGAAGGGCGGTCTCGGCCGTGGCATGCCCCGGTTGCCTTCAATGGAGGTCAAAAGGGCCGTCTCTTCGCCGCAAACAAAGGCCC
Coding sequences within it:
- a CDS encoding 2Fe-2S iron-sulfur cluster-binding protein, translating into MANVTLTIDGQKVTVPAGTTVLDAARSAGIFIPTLCHDPVIPGFGACRLCVVEIPGMRNLPASCVTTVAEGMVVHTASEAVIEARRTIIDLLLANHPQDCLTCEKNGDCRLQDYAFMYGVRQTSFHGERKNYPLDDSNPYIIRDQNKCILCGKCVRTCQAVPGRSVIDFGYRGFNTRVVTAMDVPLGESDCVYCARCVAVCPVGALTYRPMAGKGRTWEMQKKPVTCTFCESGCTFELNIKDGKVIGITAKEPGPGRPLCLKGRLGLELLYVEEPMTPMLKKDGRFVPVSWAEALGLEGVVARMKEVEGK